A window of Rhododendron vialii isolate Sample 1 chromosome 11a, ASM3025357v1 genomic DNA:
tctttatttttctttttatccattCATATACCATCTACAATTTATAAGTTAAAAACACCTTGAAatttttggaccaaaaaatTGTTCATAACTTATTGATTAGAAAAATGCCCCCAAAAAAGACGTTTTGGAATATAAAATTTATGAGAATGAATGCTAAGTTTCCTGTTGGCCATATTACCCTCATTAACAAGTAGTAATTTTAAAGAGAAGTAACTTCATCAAAGCATTAAAAGTAACGGGGCCTTAAAATTCTTCTCTACCACATTTATATAGGTTCCACAAACTTATAgtgaaaatcaaacaaatgtgAGATGAAGTTACAGTTTGATGCACCACATGATGCTATTCCTGTCCCATCACATTGATGCTTTATTTGATTCTCTTtttaaaaagcattttttaaaaaattctctACTTCTAATAATTTCTATCTCTACTTGTTatccctacttttttttttaaaaaaaaattcaaaaaatgttcCGAACAAAGCATGAATAATTATCCGCAAGGGAAAATGTAATGCGAGGAAGGATCTCCCAAACGCCACAACATATAATCTAAAATACACGTATGTTTTTTTACAAGAAATGTAGCAAATGATTTCCATGGGACAACAACGATTGGCGAAATCAAAACTTAATACTTTAAAAACTAAATGAAAGCAAATACTACTAAAAATCATTCCATATTATAAAATTCAGCTAACTCAAAATGATCAACCCAACAAAACGATATTCCCCACTTTTCTCCTAAGTAAatcccttctttttttatatatacaaaACGCTGCAATTTCttccccacaaaaaaaaaagaaaaaaagaactccaCATCAAAATACAGATTTAACGCCTAATCTCCTCCTTAAAAGCAAGTATTTACACACATTAAACTGCAATTAACAGTAACCATTTACTTAAAAGTATTCACATAAGTCAGAGATTAAGAAGGCCCATGACCCGGACCCAACCCGAAACCAATCAATATCAACCCGGACCACGCCAAAGATGCGTACGTACCCAATCACTTCAACAGTTCCGAAACCCACCCGACATCAGGACAAGCAGCCACCGAGTTACCCGCCGAGTCAACTCGCCCGAGCGAGTTTTCCTTGCTGAGTTTCGCGTATATCTTCGCCCGGAGGTCTCTGCCCGACTCCACCCTCTCCATCAcgggctcctcctcctcctcctcacacAGATCGAACACGCCTAGCCCAGAACGAGTCGGGGCCCGAGTCGGAGTCGAAGGTAAGCTCAGGAACCCGGGTCGCAGAACCGATCCGCCGCGAGGCGAGCAGTACCCGGAACCCACTTGCATCCCCCACCCAGCAGGCGGACTCATCATCCCCACCCTCACCTTCCCACCAATCTGCATGCACCTGATCGACGCGGCGAGCTCACTCACCGAGTTGACCCCATCAATCGGCGACATCGGCGGCGAGTCAGACGGGGGAGAACCCGTGGGAGAATACAGAATCGACGTCGGGGACGACCCAAAGCACGCGTCGAAACCGAGCCGACTCGGGGAACCGTCGTACGAGTCGCTGAGTCTGGGGCTGGTTTGCGGCAGGACCCGCAACTGGTCGGGCGCGTGGGCGAAGAAGCACACGCGGCGGCGGCAGTGGGCCCCGTCCTTGCAGGGCTGGGTGCGGTAGCGCGCCGGGTGAAGCCAGCACTCGAACACCCCGTGCGCGTACTCGCACGCGTCGCCCCGAAAGCAATGGCCCTTGCGGAAATCGGGGCACGGGACGCCGGAGTAGTGGTGCTTCCTCGGGTCGCGGCGGCGGGCCTTCTCGCCCGGGTGGGCGAAGGGGCACTCCGTCCAGTCGTGCGACCTCCCGCGGGCGCACTTCCTGACCTTGAAGTCGTACATGCGGAAGTGGTCGCAGGAGAAGGCGTCCGCCGTGAACTCGTGGCAGTCGTTGTCGAAGTCGGAGTTGTTGGAGGGGAGGTAGCGGTGGAGCGCCGTGAGGGCGTCGAAGGGGGAGGAGGAGCAGTTGGGACTGGTGGCATTGGGGGAGGAGAATAATGGGGAGGTTATTGTGGCTGTTGGATCGTCGAAGTTGTCCCAGGGAGGGACTTGGATGGTCGGATTCGAACGAGCGGTTTCGCCGTTCAtcagcatcatcatcatcatatctGATTATCCTATcctatcctctctctctctctctctcctggacACGATATCACACACGAAGATGGCAATGGCGTTTCTTGAATATAAACTGCTTTTTTAACCGCGGTTAAATACTAACTTTACCGTGGTCTGGATAGAAATATCTAGAGGGTAAAAACTGGGGTGGAAAAAGTAATCAATTTAGGAAGTTTCTGGAGGTCCCGTTTGGTTTCATTAAACGGATACCAACTGGGGCAATGGAATAATTACTCGAGATGGTGCCTAGTCGGTCCAACTTTCAATTAGTattattatttgtttttgtttttttctaaaagtcGTTTTCTCATTTCAAGATGTTAATGGATAATGTTTAGACATAAATACTCCTATCTCCTATAAATAAGAGTAGTATAATATATTAGTTCCACCAAACATTGTTGTAAAATCCTGTGTTGCCCACAAAAATAAAAGTCTTCTGGTTGCTTTCCCGGACCCAAGGGTGCTATAGTGCATCTCCTGCATTACACGTGTGGCGTGGTTAGTCTGGCCGTCTATTTCGGCAATGAACGACTTAGATTTTCATCCAAACAAATGGACAGGTAAGATTTGTGGCTGCTCGGATTATATCCAATCATTTATTGTCAAATCGATGGCCCGTATGCGTCTTACAGGACCTTACACTACAGGATTTCCCAATCCTTCTTTCCCGTCATGGGTGTGCACCTGAATTTAAGGATTAAATGTTGCGCAAAATGTTTACAATCGGGAATTCAAAGTACGAATTCTAtacactactacaaaaatagataaagacctcagtcatttggtgtgatctttcacttttaatctctcattcaaaaccgtggtctatcaaggtgtaactaaaaatccctatcttttaaccacaggataaaaaccgtgattaaaattcattaaaaccgtaactaaaaatataaaaactgtgattaaagATGACAAAACCATGACCTTTAATAGCTTAACATCTCAGTTTTATTATAAAACCGTGATTGTTTAGAGAATAATAATCTCAGTTTCTAAAAAAACCGAGATTAAAAAGTGACGTTTTCTTAAGGGAAAAAATTCCATTTTATTTATCCTATTGGGTTTTAAACCTAAGTCTCTTGAATTTTGCATAGAagcttcaaccaactgcaccacacagacttttcaatatataattgaaatatttaatatataacatatgcatttaacattaaaatatatttcgaacattattttgaacctttaaatattaaaactagaaattttgataaacatgaaagttgtagctctttgtgttattgttcaaacctaatttgaattatctcaattaatggagttttgagcatagagttgtactcgaaatacatttggcgacaaaaCGCAACCtttataaattttgtcaccaaaaaggttcctatttggtgacaaaatatattttcattgcCGAAAGTATCCCATTttttgacgaaatatttttttgtagaatggttgagagtgacatttatttaggggtatTGCGCGCGGAGTCGATTAAGGGGTAAGCaactttcaacttttcctatataagagctttcatttcaagtcttaaaaaaaaatgtgatgtattctctaacttacgatcttagtttctagatgattgagattaaaggttttttttatctcagtttttccgaaatgaaatatattctttcatatacaatctcagtttttcaaaaacgagATTTATTCTTTAAGTTATAATCtcacttttagattattgaaattaaaaaatcttttcctctcagttttttttgaaacgagatatattctttcatatataatctcagttttttgagaatgagatttattcttcaagttacaatctcactttttagtttactgaaattaaaaaatcttttcatctcagttttttcttataactgagattaaaactatagtccataacattttattacgcttttacaaaaagtgagatctttttagtttttgaaccgtgatctttataccattttgtagtagtgataACATTTACATATGAATAGAATTACAACATAATGAAATTACAAAGACTGAAATGCAAACCGAAATACAGAATGGATTCGTGAACCGAAACCCGTGTTTCACACTATGTCCTTAAAATAGATTCACCGCCTACCGGAGGGTGTTAAGGTTACTTGGCGTCTGTCTCCCAGGATTGATCCGGCTCGGACCACGAACGTCGGAACACCACCGAAGAACATCTTGGCGAACTAACTCAGCGTCTGTCTCTCTTTCACAATGCATTAGAATGCTAGTCGACTTTTTTTGTGAATTGTGTTGAACTATGCTGTGAAAATGCTCCTTATATATAGGCAGAACTTGACCCGTGTAATGCTGCCTGGCCTTCAATTCGTGGAGTAAATGGCAGAATGAATgtgaaaaaaaaccccacagtGAATAGGGGAATAACTCCCACAATGAATAGAGGTAACCCCCACCATGAATATGGAGAAGTAATGGACCCCCAATCCATTCAAATTTCCAACATTAAATACTTCTTTTATACTTCATTCCTAAATGAGAGTTCATGTTATTATTtcagatattttaaaaaattatttatatctttcaatttataatatctttcaatttataatgttaaaaatattcaatatggatcttacttgataaaaataacagaaaaagtGAAAGTAAACTCTCATtagaaacggagggagtagtaatcgGGATCAACTTGTCCGATTTATGGATTAGAGTCATCATTTGATGATTTCTTGAGAATATCATGGTTTGAAGATTCAAGCCTTCTTTTTATAAATATCATTCAAATAATTAGAAATATGTTCGAACGAACTAATTTTGCATGGATGATTTATATTGACTTGTGCAAAATAAACGGACCAAATCAACAAATAAAATCGCAGTGAGTTCAATTTAATTCACCACACGAAAAGATCTTGGAAGTCATGAAAAGAATATTACTACTCCATGCGATACTTAATAGTGGCTATAACTTTTTACTACTATATAACTGAACTGTTAAAACATTTGTGATTTACTTTTATATCTTTAATGATACTACTAATTACCCTTAATTCATTCTAACTTTTACAACTAGAATCAACTGTTGATCTATTTTGGGTAATTAGACTCTTGAAGCAGAATGCAATCTTAAGGTGAGTTCGCGTTATTGACTAAAAGATATTTCAATATTATCTCCATCAAGATAGAATTCAacattttttacaagaaaaagaatgtGGGGAGGGGTATGGCGATGTTCTGCAATAGGAGACGAACTAATGGTTGGGATAATCAATTGGTTTAAAATGGGAAAATGGTTTTtacactttcttcttcttctttttttgtccttctcCATATGAATTTACAATAGTATCCTTTGATGTTAGAAAAAGTTAATTTAAAAAAGGTAACAATGTAAATTCATGGgaatatggacaaaaaaaaaaagaattataaaaaaaaaagtgcgaaaatcactttCGTCATAATGGAATCATCAAAAAAGAATTTGGAGAAGTTTCCGAAAAGAACTGTAAAACAATTACTTTTTACCCCGAATAGCAGTAGTGCTACCACCATCACTCTGTTTCACCGCTCTCTCCAACGCAGCGCTTAATCTCACCATTCGTCTCGACAAACAATTGGTAACAATGTAAATTCACGTGAATATGGACAAAAGAAGTGTGAATATTCACTAATACCTCTCGAACACGTTTTAGTAGCATAAAGGAAACCAGTGAATATTAATACCTCTCCTGGGTATTATACTAGAACcagtgaatattcactaataTCTCTTATTgggtactccttccgtcctaaTTTGCTTTTTCTAGTTatattctaactggataaaaaaaatagttatatctttaaattgataatgaattttatatccaatatgaatattgtttgatagatctcgatttattctataatacaatgttttcaaaatcacctaaaacattataaattacaagatataatcaattgaaaagtgacacgaactcccaaaagtgacaaCTAAATTAGGATGGAGGTAGTACTACACTAGAACCAGTGAATATACACTAATACTTGGTCTAGCCACATGACAAAGTTTTACAAATACACCGAAATCCTAACACTTTGAATAATAAGGTCGAGGGCAGTGAAAGGAACGGTGAAACAGAACGGCAGGGTAAACTTTATGAAGCAAATGGagtaagagcccgttccagaacacctttttaaaaaataagtatttatttcatattttcaaactcaaaaataatgcaaatgaaaaataattttttaattttttttgcaccatattaaagatctcaatgaaatctttcaaataagatccataatgcatatttttatattttaataaattcattattttttagcttaaaattatcttattaaaaaaaagtacttatttgacgttagataatttttaaaaaaagtacttatttgacTTTGCGAAACGGGTCTTAAGTAGCAACCACAGCCAGAACGAACCAAATACGGAGTAGTAAAGGAGTGGCAACCACAACCAGAACAAGGAATCCCGGTCCAAGGACCTGGGAACCAGAAAACGACAAATCGAGAGAGAGGCCCACCTACAGTCCAgtaatagtagtagtaaaaaACAGAGGGGCTATGTGAGTGGAATCCGTACAGGGTCACCCCCCTCATCACGTGATGGGAAACTTATGGCGAGTACGCACACGTGTTGGGTGGCGCTCTCGCCGTTTCGGTTGACACGCTGTTGTACAATCGGGACCCACGTCTCCCCCACCATCCATCCATTCATCGTGGGGCGTACGCGTGGCAAACGGATAACATGGATCTTTATGGGTCTACTCTCGAGATCCCCATGATTTTGACCCTTTGCCTTttttcgctctctctctctctttccacaTCTTCAACGTTATCCGCTACACAGCGGGAATCCAGTGCGGATGATACACTACGTGCACCGCAATATCACTTGCTCAGTGCACCTGATCCTTGTGACCTGACCTGACACACTGGTGAACTAAAAAagcaattaaaattttttaactCTTATTGTtcatgtttgttaattttgttccaaatttttttgaattaaccaatccaaaaagtaaattttttttttactcttatccaaatatttttaaaataattatttttttgaaaaaaagtcaaaaaaattagttttttttctttttgaaaagtgattattttttaaaatattcggATAAAGGgaattttttctccttttccgatttctctcgttgacacgaatcaataatctacaaaaatttgacacaaaactaacaaatgggaaaaaaaatcaaataaggacaaaaccaacttATTTTGCTAGAAGTTAAGTGGAACACCGCCTTTTAGTCCTGTCTTTAACCAGATCGAGAAAGAGATTAGACGATGAATGTGTAAGATGGCCTGAACACTCTTGATTGtcgaatccaaaaaataaaaaaaattatcctcaaaaataagttattaatcattttttagagaACAAAACATAATTCATAAGTATTTATTAATCAATTAAAAGAGATACAACGATTAAAAGGATTACGCGTACCCCAAACAATTAGCTTTTGGGAATTACTATCTTGCAGGTTAAGGCCCCGTTTTCACtcacaaaaaatactaaaaaattaaCGTTTTTTGCCATCtcatttttactaataaaaaaatttcagcattttattatctcgttttcactaacaaaaaaattgtcaacaaatattatttttgatacAGTAAGTCTACTAACAAGtcatcaacaatttattcattactgaaaataacttgacatttctcaacaacttatttagtACCGAAAACATCTAACAACTTTTcgaccacaaataaaaatctacaaatttttcatcacCGGAAACACCCCattattcttttcaaaaaaaatccaacacaTATTTAGGTCCCGTTTGATAAGGCTCTCGGGGGTTGGGATTAGATTACGAAGGTGATGGTATTAGCAATACTGCGTTTGGTACACAAAATTGGTTCGGATTGGTAGTCCAATCGGACTCTACTAAGACCTCAAATTGggggtattattattattattattatttttgataatccaaactTTTCCAAAAGGATTACAAAAGAGGGGAAAGATCCCTAGAAGGATAGTCCAGTCCCAACCTCTCTTTTGACATTGACCAAAATATCCTTACAACTTCTCACAAATGACTAAGaacagcctaaaaaaaaaaactcgtacTCAACTGGAAATTAGGCGCCCAAGTTCCTAACCCAACATTAGAACTTGCCATCAAGACATGCATACAGCATCCCTTTTCTATGGATGATTTCTTGAAAAATCAGCTAATATGTTTTTATTTGTGACTTCTGCATTTGTAAATTGATCATGAGCCATGTATGTGGTTTACTTCCCCAACTTGTTTGTTCGCTGGAATTTCATTTCATCAGTAGCAAACAAAGTATGgcatctttgtttgtttttttttgtttttttttaataaaaaaaattgattaaacgAGCCAAAACACAAGGATATATAGTTGTTATGCTTCAGTTTCGCGAAGGGGTAGAATTGGAAAATTATACtttcaatccaatcctatcTCATGTGAAACAAATATGGTAGTAATAACAATCCTACTCCTTTTAATCCATGTAAagcaaacatactcattatcaatctcatCTCATTACTAATTgcttctcattatcaatttcggctccgtttgataacagtgatagatgggtGAGACTCGTAAAGAGATATGATTCGGATTAAGATtgataatgaaaatgaattagTAAAgtgtatgtttgtttgagatgagattggaTAGTGAAATTATTAATATCTTGTTTGTTTGATATGaaattagatgatgagatttgATTGATCGATAAAAAGAATTGATTGTGAgaagagattggtaatgagaatgaGTTGGATTTGGACCATTAATACCATCTCCCCCAGGGTATTCCTAATACCCCTAATCCCTGGCTTGCTAGTCCATTGGATTTATAGTCCAAACTCATTTTGGATTACCAAACAAACTATTGGTAGTCTCTTGGGATTGGTAGTCCAATCCTAAGGACTAAGAGGGTTAACAAACGGGTTACGAATTCCACTCATTTATCAGTGTAAGCAAACGAGACCTTAACCAACACACATGATACTACTGTGAGATGGTGCTCCCAAACAATGCCAGGCCCGTGGCAAAGGTGGCAAAGGGTCACCTAAATTTCGGTTTCGAAACTTTCGATGTCCGTGCACATTTTCCCCCGTTTTGGCATAGGGCTTACCCTTATTCCTATGGAGAGCCTCCCCTCATTCCTTCTGTTGGCCTAGTGGGATAGCAGTAGGGGCTAAGTCACGTAAAGGGCAGGTGGGTGCGGGTGTAGATGTGAGAACGTGAGCCTGAAAGTGTTTCTCAAAATTCTTCGGAACAAATAAAATTCttggtccaaaaaaaaaaaaaaaactgaaattctTGAATGTAAAAATTGAGCGTGAGCGTAAactattttgaagaattatatGACTAAgtgcatctccaacccatctccatTTAGACAccaaaactcattttggagAATCCATGATCAAACCCATCTCCATTTGGGGTCTCCATTTTTGAGATtcaattctcatttttcatatTTGGAGGATCACCTCCCAAATGGAGACCCatctccatttcttttcttcacTAATATTCTATTTACTTTTTTGCTAGAATTTCGTCGATTAAATATAACTTTTTACATTCCGCAtaaattttctacaaaattggTATTATTGAAAAGACAATAATAATACCTTCAAAATGAGTCTAATATTAAGTATCTGTAAATACATTTTGAAATAACATCAAATGTAAAATCAAACCATTTCAACTCATAATATTATATTTTCTCATTTACATTATCCTATCATTGTATATTTGTATTGGTTTAAATAATGAgttgaaatgaaaaaatacatgcatcaaatgaaagaaggaaaaaataatgaTATCGACAAATAAATGGAGGAAGAATTGGGGGGAGTTTTGGAAGTGAAAAATGGAGAATTAGGTTGAAGTTGTTGATTCTCCAAAACTACCTTTTGAATAGAATATACGTAATTTTTTGAGTCTCTAAAATGGGGAAAGATTAGAAATGGGGGAGATGCTACGAGGGAGTAATAGCGGGAGCACCAGGAGGTCAGGAGCACTGAATAATGACCCCCGCACTTCTGCTGTATGATATGGACACGTGGTTGGTTTGGTCAGGTGTAGATCTGTTTTATTATATGTGGGGAACATTGGGTCCCATGTTAAAGGAGTACTAAATGAGAAGCATGAACTATGGATGTGGTTGTTGGGTTTTGGGACAAGTTTGCTTGTCTTTGGTTTATCAAATTGGTTTTGACCCGATTGTAATCCGGACTCAACGTTGGCACGAGAAATTGTTTAATGCCCGTAGGGCGTTAGCCACGTGGTTTTTCAGGCCTCTCCTCAatcgtactccctccgttccggtttgtttatcttctttttgattttttaagaaCATTTGACCTCTTAAAGAAgtggctataattttcaattcgtaaagtttttaatatgcaatatggatcttgtttgatagatctcaattaattttattatacaaaatcttcaaaataataaaaaatattataaaatgtaagatataagtatat
This region includes:
- the LOC131307338 gene encoding zinc finger CCCH domain-containing protein 23-like, whose product is MMMMMLMNGETARSNPTIQVPPWDNFDDPTATITSPLFSSPNATSPNCSSSPFDALTALHRYLPSNNSDFDNDCHEFTADAFSCDHFRMYDFKVRKCARGRSHDWTECPFAHPGEKARRRDPRKHHYSGVPCPDFRKGHCFRGDACEYAHGVFECWLHPARYRTQPCKDGAHCRRRVCFFAHAPDQLRVLPQTSPRLSDSYDGSPSRLGFDACFGSSPTSILYSPTGSPPSDSPPMSPIDGVNSVSELAASIRCMQIGGKVRVGMMSPPAGWGMQVGSGYCSPRGGSVLRPGFLSLPSTPTRAPTRSGLGVFDLCEEEEEEPVMERVESGRDLRAKIYAKLSKENSLGRVDSAGNSVAACPDVGWVSELLK